AGATGATTAGGAGTTGCAGGCTTTATAAAGAAGACAACAAACATTCGGTgttgcaatttcagtccctaaGGGGCTTTTTGGTCTTTTACCAAGTTTGGCCCAAGGATTTGATTGCTAGCAATCGACAACCACAAGAACTGGactgttgatttttttttaaatgagggTCTGTTATTGGGTGTAAACCACATAGACTAAAATTGTACTTCACTCATATATGTATATAACTAGTGAAATTCCTCGCGCTACGCGGCGGGGAATTCGAACGTTATTGATTCGTTTTGTAATGGGATGTGCACGGTATCTGTTCAGTATCGAACCGGTATCGGTACCAAAAGTACGGGTATCGAAAAACGGGTAAAAGTGGTACTGGTAGCGAATacaccggttcggtaccggtaccgatacgGTATAGGTACTTACCGGTGTTTTACGCGTAAAtaaccggtaccgtaccggtaccgaatatacccggtaccgTTCAGTGCCGATTCGGTACCCGGTACGAAATGTTCAATCCCTAGTCTGCGCTACACTGTAGGAAGAAGGTATGTTAaaaaggtttttgttttaaaagatTTGGAAACAGGTAATAAAATATTTTTTCCCATGAAAGGCTTCGAATCCGAGACAATCACTATATTTGAATGTTCAAACAATCAACTGAATTGCGAAAGTTTTTCTTAATAGTTTCGCGCAATAATAACTATAATATATACATTAAGCGGAATACATAAagcggaaaatgacaaaaaaaaaaaacaagaaagcAAAGAAAAAACGAtggcaaaaatgtaaatttaaactGAGCGCAAAATCGTAATTTCGCTGGGAGGAAAAAAACACAAAACTAAttgcaaaactgtaaatttaaagggataaaaatcataatttttaaccgagggcaaaattgtaatttttagttGTGGGCAAAAACAtgattttattttgaattgggggtaaaaatatgattttgaactgatggcaaaatcataGTTTTTAAgcggggataaaatcgtaaattggttGGGTCAATGGGGGAGTTCAAGGCAGCTGcctgtagggctgtaaacgaaccgaacgaggccttgttcgtgttcgttcgttaaggaaataaatgtgttcacgaacggttcatgaacacttaccgaatgagattttatgttcgtgttcgttcattaaggaaatgagcgtgttcacgaacggttcacgaacacaagcgaacataaataaatttggcgaacatgatgaaggataaaggtggatggcccagagagtagcactagaacttgaatcccttattgtggaacggaggtagatcatattcgtcgatgtaactaatgagaaaagaaagggaaatggtgcataaacaatgtgaaagagggtttcctagtttaattgttagggtaatgatataataaaagtttaatagtataaaaagtatagataaaatatatgaaagtataaaaatctttaattaaaacacgaacatacgaacataaacgaacgcaaatgaacgaatgttcacgaacatcttaccgaacgttcacgaacacaattgaacgaacgagacctttgttcatgttcgttcatttaactaatcgaaacggaatttcttgttcatgtccgttcgtttattaaacgaacgaacataaacgaacttcccgccgaacggttcacgaactgttcgctgaacgttcggttcgtttacagccctagctgCCTGACATTATTCCCTCATCTTGTGTCTGTAGTtatacactgggggcaaaatcataatttgacTGAGAAAGCAAACAAAAAACGATGACAAAAATGTAAATATAAATTGAggacaaaatcataatttacatgggaggaagaaaacaaaattaatagtgaaactgtaaatttaaaccgGGAAAATCgaaattttgaaccgagggcaaaattgtaatttttccctgggggtaaaaacataattttattttgaactcgAGGTAAAAACCTAATTttaaactgatggcaaaatcgtaattttcaaACCggacaaaatcgtaaatttgtgtGGCCCAAATTTAATAATTAAGGGTATACTTGTAATTTTGATATTTACAATATTATATATGTACTGTAGATGTAGATGAAACTTTCAAAATGTAAATAGAGTTAAAGTTAATAtatagagcattcacatccaatccatcaaattatacatacattccactaaaaaacaactcctatatcaatatatttccactaaaaacaaatattttttttctctcctttcaattaaataatattatcattacatttttctctctccttcactcacaaccactttcaatatatattaaaaaaattataacgggtgaacagtgtcccccaaatatacagatgaacagtaacattttctctctcctctactcacaaccactttttataccctttataatataaaaacctctcctcacataatttgatggtaaggatgtgaatgctctaaatcTACACGACAATAAACCAACCCCCAATTATTATCCAATCCCTGGTTTTCTTCATCTGGTACGTACTAATCTCATCTGCAAACTTGTATTTTCAATTTCTAATCTGTTCTTATCGCCTGAACTACTCTGTTAACTGATTTGATTTCGTTTGATGCACTTTAGTTAACAATGAAAAGATTCAATATAGTTCTGTTGAGGACTGTGAAGAGATGGAAagatgtgtgtgtttgtgtgtgtgcttATATGCTGAGTTTGTTACACTTCATAGGAGGACTTGGTAGTTAAATCTGTTACTTGGTAGTTAAAACCATCTGTAATTAAATAGCTTCAAATAGGTcaaatatacatacatacatacatacatatagaTGTACTTAGCTCAAAATTCGTCAAATAGAAATAGCTTCATAgagctgtttgtttacctcttaatgaggcccttaatggttcagacctcttgtTTGTTCAGcactgtttggcaacatctgaatggttaagtgttgaaccagtaagaggtctaaaccattaagtgatgaaccagtaagaggtctgaaccattaagagcccgtataatgcttaaccgttcagaggaaaatgtctgaccaattcagattagaggtcttaaccattcagactctgtataaatcttaaccattcagaggcaaatgtttgaaccattcagacatttgctcgtgaaacaaacaatctgaaccattaagagcttcattaagaggtaaacaaaatGGTTCAGTCTGTTTGATTCACGAGgatgtctgaatgattcagacatttgcatctgaatggttaagcattatacagagtctgaatggttaagacctccaatctgaattggtcagacatttgcctctgaacggttaagcattatacaggctcttaatggttcagacctcttactggttcagcagttgaccattcagatgttgccaaacagccccaaAGAGATACCTTAATAAGAAAGGGTTGATATGTAAAACAAATGAGAGTGACGTTGGTAAATAAAGCTTAATTGGTTGTACTCGCTCCACAACTTAACTTTTGGGACCTAAGCatgcttttttaaaccaagcttATGATAAACATTTATTACTTCAAGTATAACATGCAGCCCATTTTTTATTATCTGTTCCATTTTTAGTGAAAACCTTGAGACGAGTCAAGGATGGCTGACTTACCAGGTTATCTGATAACCTGTTTGAATTCTGGGAAACTTGCTCTTTTGGCTATTTTGGTATCGGGAGGGATCGTATTGCAAATACTAGTAAGATTCAAACACTCCTTAGATGTCGAAAGTTGTTACTTTCTTCACCATTTACATGAAAAATCGGTTGTTTCATGATGGCAGGCATGTGTTTTGTACAATAATTGGTGGCCAATGCTAACAGGTAGGGAATATTTATTGCATTTGTACATTCACATTTTAAGATAAACCAGTATACCAAACAAAAGGTTCTTGTTACCGATGACATTATGCAGCATTGACGTATTTGGTTCTCCCTGTGCCGTTGATATTGTTTGCTGGTTCGGATACGTCTATATACTTCAATGAATCTGAAAGCAGGTATGTATATTCTTTCTCAAATACCATGACTGTTAGAAACTAGATGTTAAGCCTTGAACATTATTTATATCAGAGGTTGCAGTTACGATCCATTTTATGGAAAGGGGTCGGTTCGGGTTGTGTTTTTATTGATAATGGTTTAAACAGGGTTATCGTAGAAAATTTGCTAAAAATGAAGCGGGTCAACGTATCAATAGTTGTCTAACCAATTTATCTACACAATTTAATAAACTGGACTGGAAAGTGTTGGTGGGTTGTAGCCAAACTTGAGTGTCTTGTCTTTAAAAGAAactatcttgacccgttatccatCCAACCGGTCCCTTTTCCCAACTTTAATTTCTAGTGTGTTTAACATAACAGTTGGGTGGATGCAACCAAGTTCCTGACAGGAGCTTCAGCAGTGGGCAGCATAGCAATTCCTATAATCTTGAAGCATGCCGGCGTGATTACATGGGGTGCATTTGCAATGGAGCTTTCGTCGCTTTTTGTGTTTGTTACGGCCATATCTTGTTTCCTTGGAATGAATAATGATGATGGTGGGTATAGTATGATCTAagtcagatgatgatgatgatattggtgtttGGGTATCGAAAAAGGGACCAGCTTTCTGTGGGTGTTTAGCCTTCATCAACCGTTACGAGCTTCATAGTCTTGTTTGTGTTGCAAAATATGTAAATTTCTAGCAGACTTTTTCAGATCTGAATTTGTCTGAATGTAAATGGGTGGTGTGGGGATAATATCCTTTTAATTCATGTAATCAGAGTGTTGTATTAAAAAAGTATTGATTATATGTTTctatgttacaaaaaaaaaaaaaaaaatcattcaaacaacaCAAGTTGAACCGGTTTTGATCGTTATGGCCAACTCATGGATCAAGAGCCGAGTAAACATGAACGGGCTAATCGTTTAACTCATTTATTAAATCAATGGATCAACTTTTTTGACAATTTGGATTACAAAAATGGGTCGGATCTAGATCAAATCCAAATCCGTCGACAAACATACTTTCCATGCTAAAGAGTTGATCTTCGTTCTTGTCTAGCATACCCCTTGCATAAAACATTCATCAATCTTATTGTTTAAGAATGTTGTATCTACCCGAGTCTCTGGTCTCTAGTCAATTTGGTTTAGGTTCCTGGACAAAAACAAGGGATTAGATAAGAAAGCATATTCATCCAACTGAAAAAATTTACCATCATATATATTCATTCAAAATACTTAAAATTCCATATTAAATTATTAACCCATATCataaatataatttattataATATGAACACTATCCGTTATCGTATATCCTTATTCAAGTTTCAAGGGATGGTTATAAAATTATAAATGGATATGATATCGTACCAAGTTTTGAGGGTATCTAAGAAATTATCCCTACAATAATAATAaactttttcttttaataaaTTGATTGATGCATTAACTACATACTTTGAATGACCACCATCCCCGTTCCCTTTATAGCTGGTAGTTATTTTAACTGTGTAATATAAAACTTAACCGAAATAACTTGCATGTCGTGTGTTGGCTACTATTATTTGATGCATGGATGCGCACGTTACCTCTATCAAGGGTTGATCATCAGTTAAAGGCTTGAGCTGGTTGTTCTCTATGTTGCTTAGCAACCGCGTTACAGTTTCAAGATGAGAAACACTGTCGAAGAAATAAAACAAATTAGCAACGGGGCAGAAGAAGAAACCCAAATAATAATTTTATTGCTTAGGACGTTTTGCATAACTTTAGTGCCATTTATGCTTAGCTTGCATAAATTTAAACAGAAAGttcaatttcaatttcaattCAGGACCAACAATTCCCATATGCCAACTTAATgtccaaaatacccttttaaaaTTATCTGCATTTTCAAAACGACCCGTTAAAGGAGAGTTCTCCAAGCCCCTCCTTACTAACATTTAACAATGCTAAACCTTATTTACTTTTGAGTTGTAAGTCATATTATTATGTTGAATTTTTTTATACGCAGCCACCAAAGATTAGGTGTTATAGCAAGCTTGACATGTCACTGATATGAAAATTGAAAATGTAAAGAGATAAGAACCTCTGTAGTCCAGTGTCCATGTATGCATCCAAGGAAGAAATCACCGAAGGCATCTGCTCCAAGACCTAGATCAGACGAAAAATCGAAAATCATGGCATGTTAACAGCTTTGATACACAGCTTACTGAACGAAGATTAATGTTATCAAGACCTGCTGAGTGTTTTTTATGGTAGACGCTTTAGCCAATAGGTTTTTAGGAAGCTTTACAAGATTGTCCTGCATGATAAAAATATTGACTCCTGAGCAAGCAACATAAAGAAAATTACAAGGGAAGTAATACAATAAAAACGGAGAATTTCTACAAATGATCCGTTATCACATGGAACACACAACATATTTGATATTCACGTATGCACAGAGGGAGGTTCAAATAACTTGGGGTTGAACAGACAACAACAACCGTACCCAGTATAATCCCACCTATAGCCAAGTTACTGGTAGGGTCTAGGGAGGGTGAGATGTAGGCAGCCCTTTCCTCTATCTTAGAGGATAGAGCCATAGAGGCTGCTTCCAGTCATAGTTATCAAAAGTGCACGCTTTTGGCACCTTGGCGGTTTTTTTGAGCGATGCGTACTCATTGCGCTCCTACTTCCCAGGTAATTATAGCGCAACAATTAATACTAATTAATCTTCTTTTTTTATTTCGTAAATTCCTCATATTTTGCAGGATTTATAAGGATCTCAGTAGTTCTGAAAGTAATCAGAATACTTCGATGATCTCTTATCGAATAAGAGTACAATATAATTACAGCCCTAACTAATCTCAGCTAAACAATGAAAGGATAATTAGAAAAAATATATGAACAACTTTTGGTTTTCAAGTTCTACTATATATTACTTTATGAACTTTTTGTTTTCATGTATGAAACtatgaatactttggttttggagaaATTTGGTACTTTATTTTGGTATTGGATTAATTAGGTATTTAGAGAAAGTGTTATTTTCCAttacataatatattttatttatttttaatttaagtGCGTTTTTTTTCTCAGGCCCACGCTTTTTTGCGCTTTTCGCCTAGGCCCTAGGCGGAGCCCAAGCGCCTTGAGTGTGCctcgcgcctttaataactatgcttccagtgagacccccaaCTCCTAAACCATATCCAGAGATAAGAATCAAATAAACATACAAAGtacaaaacacaaaagaaagcGATAACACACACAGGCTATCAATATAAGATGAAAAGCTAAGCCCTAAGTCGAGTATCTAATACCAAAATCGAACTATCCTCCTAAATGTCATTAACCTTATTCCTACTCCTATCCTtgaccatgtcctcagaaaggTGCAAGTCTAGCAAATCCCACCTAATCCTCTAATCCCAAGTCAGTTTTGGCCTGCCTCCTTCCCTCCACACTGATGGTTTCCACGGTTCTAATGGCCAATGTTGGTATCCTCCTCATATGGCCAAACCATTTCAACCTCCCTTCCCTTATCTTATCTGATATACTAGCAACCCCTAATCTTTCCCTAAAAACATCATTTCTTATCTTGTCCAACCTAGTGTGCCCACACATCCACCACAACATCCTCATCCTTGCTACTTCCAGCTTACGCGCGCCTGTGTCTTCTTGACGGCCCAACACTTATATCATAGCCGGTCTCCCTGCCACCTTCTAATATTTCCACTTTGGGAAACTCTTGTCACACAATATCCAACCTGGATGCGGTGGGGCTAGTCACTATCTAGCTCCCCATCACTTTGAACAAACGATCCTATAAAACTAGCTGCTTTCTCTGACAGTGATTAAGGAGATGTTTATTAAAAACAAACAGGTAATAAGCAAGCACTTTTAATAAGGTAAGGTAGCTAATCCAAACATCAGGTTCCACTTCCACCACAACTACTCTAGGGTTATAGGTTGAGCAAATCAGTTGAGAAAATTAAGAATGAAGAAATTGGGATTCCCCCAAAGTAAAGTAATCGTAGAGAAAGAAATGCCTGAGAGGGAGACGCCTGAAGCATGATGCGGATGAGATTAGAGGTGGAGAGAACGGCCTGTGAGATCTGATCGCTGACCATTGTTTTCGCTGAGTTCTCTCTTCGTGCTCTTCCGCTCATTGCTGGTGTTGCACCTTCCATCGCTCTTGCTTTTTTCGCTGGAACAAAATGGTAAAAATACCCCATTACCCCATAGCCCATACACAATAATAAgcaatgttttaaataccggtatgaatcggccggttataccggttaaacCGGATATCGGACACGAGTCTCGTACGATAAAGGCCGGTAAAACCCGAATATGGTATGTCTTACGTACCAGCGGTAAATCTGGTTCTACCAGTTCAAATTGTTGAACCGGTTTGCATTATCTTAAGATTTGAtttcttaattttaataaaatacgaTATTAAGGTGATATTGATCTTCCATATTTCCGGTAATTAACCTAGTGTCTTCTATTCTACTATTTCATCATAGTTGAAATTGTTACTCACCTCttacaatgcaatattgtttataactAATAAAATTATTCTTAAAATGCTTAATAGGTTACAATAAAAATAGTTGTTTTTGGATAAAATTATGAACGGTTACATAAATCCAAGTAGAGATTTGATTGTGTTTTTAGATGAATTTGTATTTTGTGGAATTTATAGGGTTAACTAGTAACCcagttcaaccggttgaaccattgtAGAGCCCAACCCGGTATGAgttaaaaaaccggtttttaaaacattgataatAAGTACTAAAATACATGGTAAATTACTTTTtcagtccctgtgttttatggaTTTTAATCACCTGAGTctaaaagcaaaaagtttaataaCCTGAGTCCCTaaaagcattttct
This genomic stretch from Helianthus annuus cultivar XRQ/B chromosome 8, HanXRQr2.0-SUNRISE, whole genome shotgun sequence harbors:
- the LOC110873166 gene encoding vacuolar protein sorting-associated protein 55 homolog, with the translated sequence MADLPGYLITCLNSGKLALLAILVSGGIVLQILACVLYNNWWPMLTALTYLVLPVPLILFAGSDTSIYFNESESSWVDATKFLTGASAVGSIAIPIILKHAGVITWGAFAMELSSLFVFVTAISCFLGMNNDDGGYSMI
- the LOC110873165 gene encoding tobamovirus multiplication protein 2B yields the protein MGYFYHFVPAKKARAMEGATPAMSGRARRENSAKTMVSDQISQAVLSTSNLIRIMLQASPSQDNLVKLPKNLLAKASTIKNTQQVLEQMPSVISSLDAYMDTGLQSVSHLETVTRLLSNIENNQLKPLTDDQPLIEEPKPN